In Euphorbia lathyris chromosome 10, ddEupLath1.1, whole genome shotgun sequence, a single genomic region encodes these proteins:
- the LOC136209681 gene encoding carotene epsilon-monooxygenase, chloroplastic — protein MPPIYCQSTAVSLLPSPLFKPTFSSASSLTPKSRFLSIKSSLDNGTPKKPNSNTNKPSSWVSPDWLTSLTKTLTLGQNDDSGIPIASAKLDDVSELLGGALFLPLFKWMNEYGPVYRLAAGPRNFVVVSDPAIAKHVLRNYGKYAKGLVAEVSEFLFGSGFAIAEGPLWTARRRAVVPSLHKKYLSVMVDRVFCYCAERLVEKLQADALNGNPVNMEAKFSQMTLDVIGLSVFNYNFDSLTTDSPVIDAVYTALKEAEARSTDLLPYWKIQALCKIVPRQIKAENAVRVIRDAVEELIAKCKEIVESEGERIDDEEYVNDSDPSILRFLLASREEVSSVQLRDDLLSMLVAGHETTGSVLTWTLYLLSKDSSSLMKAQEEVDRVLEGRRPSYEDIKDLKFLTRCINESMRLYPHPPVLLRRAKEADVLPGNYKVNAGQDIMISVYNIHHSSKVWESAEEFVPERFDLEGPIPNETNTDFRFIPFSGGPRKCVGDQFALLEAIVALAIFLQKMNFELVPDQKISMTTGATIHTTNGLFMKLSQRKNVYAFTSSTRWSNT, from the exons ATGCCTCCGATATATTGTCAATCCACCGCCGTTTCACTCCTCCCTTCTCCGCTCTTCAAGCCGACATTCTCCTCCGCCTCCTCTTTGACTCCGAAATCTCGCTTTCTCTCCATTAAATCCTCCTTAGACAATGGAACACCGAAAAAACCCAATTCAAATACCAATAAACCTAGTTCTTGGGTCAGCCCAGATTGGCTCACTTCACTTACTAAAACCCTCACATTAGGCCAAAACGACGATTCCGGCATTCCTATTGCCAGTGCTAAGCTTGATGATGTGTCTGAACTTCTCGGCGGTGCTCTGTTTCTTCCTCTGTTCAAATGGATGAATGAGTATGGTCCTGTTTATAGGCTTGCTGCTGGCCCGAGAAATTTCGTTGTGGTTAGTGACCCTGCAATTGCTAAGCATGTGCTCAGGAATTACGGGAAGTATGCTAAGGGTCTCGTCGCTGAGGTTTCGGAGTTTCTGTTCGGGTCGGGTTTCGCCATTGCTGAGGGACCTCTTTGGACG GCGAGGCGGAGGGCTGTGGTTCCATCTCTTCATAAGAAGTATCTGTCTGTTATGGTTGACAGAGTGTTTTGCTATTGTGCTGAAAGATTGGTGGAGAAGCTTCAAGCTGATGCATTAAATGGCAATCCTGTTAACATGGAGGCAAAGTTCTCTCAAATGACTCTTGATGTTATTGGTCTCTCAGTTTTCAACTATAATTTTGATTCACTCACTACTGATAGTCCTGTTATTGATGCTGTTTACACTGCATTAAAAGAAGCAGAGGCTCGTTCCACGGATCTTTTGCCATATTGGAAG ATTCAAGCTTTGTGTAAGATAGTTCCTAGACAAATAAAAGCTGAAAATGCAGTTAGAGTAATTAGGGATGCAGTTGAAGAACTTATTGCAAAATGTAAAGAAATTGTGGAGAGTGAGGGAGAAAGAATAGATGACGAGGAATATGTAAATGATTCTGATCCGAGCATTCTTCGATTCTTGCTTGCCAGCAGAGAAGAG GTTTCAAGCGTACAATTAAGGGATGACCTGTTATCGATGTTAGTCGCTGGCCATGAGACAACTGGTTCAGTGCTGACATGGACATTATATCTTCTAAGTAAG GATTCTTCATCACTGATGAAGGCGCAAGAAGAGGTCGACAGAGTATTAGAAGGAAGACGTCCTAGCTATGAAGATATAAAGGATCTAAAATTCTTGACACGATGCATAAATGAGTCGATGCGGCTCTACCCACATCCTCCT GTGTTATTAAGAAGAGCAAAGGAAGCTGATGTTCTTCCTGGAAATTACAAGGTTAATGCTGGTCAAGATATAATGATTTCTGTCTACAATATACATCATTCCTCAAAG GTCTGGGAAAGTGCAGAAGAGTTTGTCCCGGAAAGATTTGACTTGGAAGGTCCAATTCCAAATGAAACAAATACAGATTTCAG GTTCATTCCTTTTAGCGGAGGTCCTCGTAAATGCGTAGGCGACCAATTTGCTTTACTGGAAGCCATTGTTGCACTTGCGATCTTTCTGCAAAAGATGAACTTCGAGCTGGTTCCTGATCAAAAAATCAGCATGACTACTGGAGCAACAATACATACAACCAAT GGGTTGTTCATGAAACTCAGCCAAAGGAAAAATGTATATGCATTTACTTCTTCTACTAG gtggtcgaatacataa